GACCCAGGCCGCGCGGTGGAAGGGCCAGGCGCCCCAGACCACGACGGGCGCCGCGAGCGTGAGCGAGAGCCACTGCCAGTAGTCGAACTGGAGAGCCGGGATCATCGCCATCGCGATCACCGGTACGGCCAGGACGGTGGAGCCCGTCAGCCGCTGCCGCAGTGGCGTGAGCTCGCCGTCGTCCTCCTCCTCGCCGCTGCCCTCACCCGCCGCTTCGTCGTCCGTCCCCGTGCGGGCGGGGGCCGGAGGGGCGGCCGTGTAGCCGGTGGCCTCGACGGTGGCGATCAGATCGTCGACCGCGACCCCGCCCTCGTAGCTGACCTTCGCCTTCTCCGTCGCGTAGTTGACGGAAGCGGTGACCCCGTCCATGCGGTTGAGCTTCTTCTCGACGCGGGCGGCGCACGAGGCGCAGGTCATCCCGCCGATCGCCAGCTCGACCTCGGCACCGCCGGTGCGTCCGGCGTCCTGAGTGGTGGTGGTCGTCATCGCTCCTCCTGGACAAGGGTGTCGCGGCCACTACTGTGTCATACCCTTCGGGGGTATCGGTAGCGCCGGGATCATGTATACCCCCACCCCCTATTGAACGCAAGGCGCTCCAGGGCTTGAATTGCTACCCCCTAGGGGTATCTTGTGCTGTGGGTTCGCCCCGTCCGGGGCGGCACGCTGGGGAAGATCCGTCCAAGGGGGCACCATGAACACCGCAGTCAAGATCGCAGCCTTCGGTACCGCGCTCGCCGCCACGTTCGGCACCGCCTACGGCGCGGGCAAGGGGCTCGGCCCCCTGGGCACCGACGCCGAGCCCGAGTCCGTGGCACGGCACGGCGCGCACGGCGAGGAGAGCGGCGGGGCAGGGGGCGACGGGGGTGGGTCGCACGGCGGCAAGGGCGCCGGTGCGCACGGCGGCCACGGGCCGGACGGGAACGCGGAGGCGGCGGGCGCCGCCCGGCCGGGGGGCCTCGCGCTCACGGAGCGGGGGTACGCGCTGGAGTTGAAGACCCCGCGCGTCCAGGCGGGCAAGAAGGAGGAGCTGCGCTTCACCGTGCGCGACACCGAGGGCAAGAAGGTCACCGCGTACAAGAAGGAGCACGACAAGGAGCTGCACCTCATCGTCGCCTCCCGGGACCTGTCCACCTTCCGGCACCTGCACCCGAAGCGCTCCGCCGACGGCACCTGGAGCACGGCCGTCAACCTGCCCAGGGCGGGGGGCTACCGCCTGTTCGCGGACTTCACCCCGGACGCCAAGGAGGCGAAGGGCCGCACGCTCGGCGCCGACCTGGCCGTGGCGGGCCGCTACCACCCCGAGAGCCTGCCCGTGCCCGCCCGCACGGCCACCGTCGACGGGTACGAGGCCCGCCTCGACGGCGGGCTGGAGCCCGGCAAGGCGCGCGAGCTGAAGCTCAAGGTCTCCAAGGGCGGCAAGCCCGTCACCGACCTCCAGCCCTATCTCGCCGCGTACGGCCACCTGGTGGCGCTGCGCTCCGGTGACCTGGGCTATCTGCACGTTCATCCGAACGGGGAGCCCGGCGACGGCCGGACGCGCCCGGGTCCGGAAATCTCCTTCACCACGACGGCGCCGAGCGCCGGCGCGTACCGGCTCTTCCTGGACTTCAAGCACGACGGCAAGGTCCGCACGGCCGCCTTCACGGTGCACGCGGGCGGCAAGGGCGACGCGGCAGCCAAGGGTGACGCGGCGGAAGGCAAGGGTGACGGAGGCGGCGAGGAGGGGGCGGGCGGCCACGAGGACGTGGGCGGCGCGGGTGCGCACCGGCACTGAATTCGTTCAGCGCGGATACTGGTCAAGCCTGCTTACTCGCGCGTAAGTTGACGGCCGTTCAACAACTCCGCTCCAACCCCAACCCTCACAGCGCGAGGAGCCGGACATGAAGCTGAAGCTGTCAGCGTCGTCAGCACAGCGCGTACGCAGACCCGCCGCCGTCGTGGCCATGACGGTCGTCGTGGCCGCACTGCCCGTCACCGCGACCGCCACAGCGGCGCCCACCGACACGCGGGCCGCCGGCGGCTGGAACGACTACTCCTGCAAGCCCTCGACGGCCCACCCCCGCCCCGTCGTCCTGGTGCACGGCACCTTCGGGAACTCCGTCGACAACTGGGTGGGCCTCGCCCCCTACCTGGTCGAGCGCGGCTACTGCGTCTTCTCCCTCGACTACGGGCAGCTGCCCGGCAAACCCTTCTTCCACGGACTCGGCCCCATCGAGGAGTCCGCCAAGCAGCTCGGTACCTACGTCGACAAGGTGCGCCAGGCCACCGGTACCCAGAAGGTCGATCTCGTGGGCCACTCACAGGGCGGCATGATGCCCCGTCAGTACCTCAAGTTCGGCGGCGGAGCCGAAAAGGTGAACGCGCTGGTCGGCATCGCACCCAGCAACCACGGCACCACCTTGAGCGGGCTGAGCAAGCTCGCCGACCAGTTCCCGCCGGTCGGCGACGTCGTCGGCGACATCGGCCCCGCGCTGCTTCAGCAGATGGAGGGCTCCGACTTCCTCAAGAAGCTGAACGCGGGCGGCGACACGGTGCCCGGCGTGAAGTACACCGTCATCGCCACCAAGTACGACGAGGTCGTCACGCCCTACAAGTCCCAGTTCCTGGACGGCCCGGGTGTCAAGAACGTGACGCTCCAGGACCTGTGCCCCGTCAACGTCTCCGAGCATCTCGCCATCGCGCTCGCCGACCGGATGGCCTTCCACGAGACGGCGAACGCGCTGGACCCCGCCCACGCCAGCCCGACGACCTGCGTGTCATGAGCGGGGCACTGTGCCCCCGGGAGTGGGCGGGACACCTGCGGTCCCGGGAGCGGGCGGGACACCTGCGGTCCGGGGGGCGAGGGCCGCGCCGGTGACTCAGCCTTCCGTGTAGATCTTCTCGGCGTACTTCGCGCCGTAGTACTCCTCCAGGAACTCCAGGGAGGCGTCGGAGCGGTCGAGTGCCTTGGCGAGCCGGGCGCGGTTCGGTACCGCGTCCGGCTGCCAGGTCTCCGGCTCCCAGGTGCGCGAGCGCAGGAAAGCCTTGGAACAGTGGTGGAAGACCTCGTCGATCTCCACCACCAGCGCCAGCTTGGGCCGGTTGCGCCGGACCACCATCTCGTCGAAGAACGGCGCCTCGCGCACCAGGCGGGCCCGCCCGTTGACGCGCAGCGTGTCGCCACGGCCCGGCAGGAAGTAGATGAGGCCCACGTGCGGGTTGGACAGGATGTTGCGGAAGCCGTCCACCCGCTTGTTGCCGGGCCGTTCGGGCAGCGCGAGCGTACGGTCGTCGAGGATCTTCGTGAACCCGGGCGGGTCGCCCTTGGGGGAGACGTCGCAGCTGCCGTCGGCCGCCGAGGTGGCCACGAGGCAGAACGGCGAGTGGGCCAGCCACTCGCGGTCGAGGTGATGGAGCCTGGCGCGTGACTTGTGCAGCGCGTGGACGGTGGGCTCGCCGATGAGGGCGCGCAGCTCCTCTTCGGTGGTGACCTCGACCATGCCGTCGGTGACAGCTGACGATTCCTGTCCCATGAACGCCCCCCGCCTTTCGTCGTGTACGAAAGAGCGTACGACAGCGCCGCCGCCTCCCCCTGAGATGAAGACAAAGGAGGGAGACGGCGGCGGGTTCGGCGGCAACGGCCACCTCTGGTAGCGGCCGGGGCGCCGGGTCAGTGGCCGGAGCGCCAGGTCAGCGGCTGGGGCGCCGGGTCAGCCGCGGTACTTGGCGGCGCGGCGGCGGGAGGTGGCGATCAGCAGACCCGCACCGGCCGCGACGATCGCGGCACCGCCGATCGCCAGCGGGGCCGTATTGCTCTCACCGCCGGTCTCGGCGAGTTTCGCCTTTTCCGAACCGCCCTTGGGATCGGGCGCGTTGGCATCCTCCGTGGGGTTCCCGGAGCTGGGTTCCACCGTGGGGTTGGCGTGCGAGGTGGGGTGCTTGCCGCCGTGGCCCTGGTGGTCCACGGTCGACTTCTT
This sequence is a window from Streptomyces sp. NBC_01775. Protein-coding genes within it:
- a CDS encoding esterase/lipase family protein; this translates as MKLKLSASSAQRVRRPAAVVAMTVVVAALPVTATATAAPTDTRAAGGWNDYSCKPSTAHPRPVVLVHGTFGNSVDNWVGLAPYLVERGYCVFSLDYGQLPGKPFFHGLGPIEESAKQLGTYVDKVRQATGTQKVDLVGHSQGGMMPRQYLKFGGGAEKVNALVGIAPSNHGTTLSGLSKLADQFPPVGDVVGDIGPALLQQMEGSDFLKKLNAGGDTVPGVKYTVIATKYDEVVTPYKSQFLDGPGVKNVTLQDLCPVNVSEHLAIALADRMAFHETANALDPAHASPTTCVS
- a CDS encoding pyridoxamine 5'-phosphate oxidase family protein; protein product: MGQESSAVTDGMVEVTTEEELRALIGEPTVHALHKSRARLHHLDREWLAHSPFCLVATSAADGSCDVSPKGDPPGFTKILDDRTLALPERPGNKRVDGFRNILSNPHVGLIYFLPGRGDTLRVNGRARLVREAPFFDEMVVRRNRPKLALVVEIDEVFHHCSKAFLRSRTWEPETWQPDAVPNRARLAKALDRSDASLEFLEEYYGAKYAEKIYTEG